A stretch of Pangasianodon hypophthalmus isolate fPanHyp1 chromosome 9, fPanHyp1.pri, whole genome shotgun sequence DNA encodes these proteins:
- the LOC113523818 gene encoding uncharacterized protein LOC113523818, which yields MRSSVSMQMSTWTPPVRQNSLPSPHQTLSSMQFGPTPQMGYHGLQQKSYDQQSVRLSNPHTFSQPILSSANLQSSQTPQMWSSGSQSQLPYISPASGRHLPQNIVHHASLQAGQVGTLYVNLNHDPQVLNTTIQRNYKDLHSMQNYNCTVSSNANGVFENSYCMYGSIPPWQHPSNRQHHGVQTTHQPAAQSQQADLTAQISHAAQKINMNQGQLSVAGQDNETPSFVPHFPAAPHIPVYSLLPSQFRTSSSQMSQGQVQNASHQPLPCRKYVGYIELKHSSSKSPPLPYRDRLNSAIQNQSNRRLNQVSPILTQDKIHSQTTAISGHHSKTNSATFSAIQSSTQLQALQSNNTMSGLTTNSQDITSFRTSTSQTSSPTSGSGSTTYSHSLLLRLLLQEDNSQLTGLTSSSNSFGSQFAKSKSGSQQSTHENTAGCITTGENDTQVKARQSKAYQEPAKGTGISRGNEIGTGSHLAEPQKSSQNETTNWKKRNEEVQFCRDPTDSLKLVISQLRMVQQVNKAIAVVPPISQHVSSHGQQNDVTTSTHDSLPLKTNTVKNLFEEYENIEKETNVPNVTFKLIEDLPHVPSSPSSSPRLESATDTSADISGMPMSENDPTSGFQSCNISQYENGPVSTTQISNKCQDAVHITESTSESSIEQNDDQEVESSSEDTTFDLSTVPVVDYSLKDLKDLVKSLEVKPAERDNSTITDVVKCIVDLYYDGDKQNLVKLVALKEVFKTSSEFCIKEMHAVVLQHLGPNQLILENSSQILINETTLPSEDFRSSWLNVDGQPADVENILAEPISDYNLTSCKKVSQSVSESVVNVVDSLAQIGTDHAEDLGVHARKDIIPEDICNSDPDHSAAIFATTDCKTDMMILEKGYVSRTPSKLSSMQRKSEMRFNQQLHDEVDMGAFTEPTITSSSDKCVTNSSDVFEKTDTSDDAESTKDFEIILLSSEDARKIFSEFPECNQKRHPHRIRQEERKDLVTICVKNQSDSVKVKPLDDFKFTCPHVTGLDCGSDFFCPSCWNETPLFDIDQDETLLTLKEGELNTDYQSHSPQSGKPIEYPSAPVCLESSSVIKSVISTPKSDGSDVMRDLNPGDQTQISSSPSAQEPHHGIAGTMNSSITKLVAKDLQKITSSAGTKTEHLKEGDANSPSGTKILTGMVSPLKNSSCRNVKSPKTDAGDILLSPDIIIKHTSTHKQHPSDHRSMSRDGGQSRDESKEIGNFPIKKTCLGQCSPKTRLGTPSQTPNVSGTPKCKIAVPNKQKRPIIKEKGHDGQSKETKKVRLELYGSNSSNSSCHDEEKSPSTPLYLTISPSSNTGKSYTDEPSARQKVYSQWSTTFIHPEKSCSSNNKSQKHMEDQLKSKIQALKIALEDRIMAI from the coding sequence ATGAGATCATCTGTCAGTATGCAAATGAGCACATGGACTCCACCGGTCAGACAGAACAGTCTGCCTAGTCCACACCAGACTCTCTCTAGCATGCAGTTTGGCCCAACTCCACAGATGGGATATCACGGTCTACAGCAAAAAAGCTATGATCAACAATCTGTCAGATTAAGCAATCCCCATACTTTCTCCCAGCCTATATTGAGTTCAGCTAATTTGCAGTCAAGCCAGACTCCACAGATGTGGAGCAGCGGATCCCAGAGTCAGTTGCCTTACATATCTCCAGCTTCTGGCAGACATCTTCCACAAAATATTGTACACCATGCATCTTTGCAAGCTGGACAAGTAGGAACCCTTTATGTAAACCTCAACCATGATCCACAGGTCTTAAATACCACTATTCAGAGGAATTATAAGGATCTACACTCCATGCAAAATTACAATTGTACTGTTTCTAGCAATGCAAATGGTGTATTTGAAAATAGTTATTGTATGTATGGTTCAATTCCACCTTGGCAACACCCTTCAAACAGACAACACCATGGAGTACAGACTACACACCAACCTGCAGCTCAGTCACAGCAGGCAGATTTAACTGCTCAGATTAGTCATGCAGCACAGAAAATTAACATGAATCAAGGACAACTGAGTGTAGCAGGACAAGACAATGAGACACCTAGCTTTGTTCCACACTTTCCTGCTGCACCTCATATACCAGTGTATTCATTGCTGCCTTCACAGTTTAGAACTTCCAGCAGTCAGATGAGTCAAGGCCAAGTTCAAAATGCATCACACCAACCTTTGCCATGCAGAAAATATGTTGGTTACATCGAGTTAAAACATAGTTCAAGCAAATCTCCACCCTTGCCATACAGAGACAGGTTGAATTCTGCCATTCAAAACCAGTCTAACCGAAGGCTAAACCAAGTCTCACCCATCTTAACTCAAGACAAAATCCATTCCCAGACCACAGCTATTTCTGGCCATCACAGCAAGACAAACTCTGCAACATTTTCTGCTATTCAAAGCAGTACACAGCTACAAGCCCTACAATCAAACAACACAATGAGTGGTCTGACTACGAACTCCCAGGACATAACCTCTTTTCGCACTTCCACCAGTCAAACATCATCTCCCACTTCAGGCTCAGGATCTACTACCTACTCTCATAGCCTTCTATTACGACTATTATTACAAGAGGACAACAGCCAGTTAACTGGTCTGACTTCCTCCAGTAACAGTTTTGGGTCCCAGTTTGCTAAGAGCAAAAGTGGATCCCAGCAATCTACACATGAAAATACAGCTGGTTGCATTACCACTGGGGAAAATGACACTCAAGTCAAGGCAAGGCAAAGCAAGGCATACCAGGAACCTGCTAAAGGTACAGGTATTTCAAGGGGGAATGAAATTGGAACTGGTAGTCATCTGGCAGAACCACAAAAGTCAAGTCAGAATGAGACGACTAAttggaaaaagagaaatgaagaggTGCAGTTCTGCAGAGACCCAACTGATTCCCTAAAGTTGGTAATATCACAGCTCAGAATGGTTCAACAAGTCAACAAGGCAATAGCTGTGGTTCCACCCATTTCTCAGCATGTCTCCAGTCATGGACAGCAGAATGATGTGACCACAAGCACTCATGACAGCCTCCCCTTGAAAACCAATACTGTCAAGAATCTTTTTGAGGAGTATGAGAACATTGAGAAGGAGACAAATGTACCAAATGTGACCTTTAAGCTCATTGAGGATCTGCCTCATGTACCTTCTTCACCAAGTTCTTCACCAAGACTGGAATCAGCAACTGACACCTCAGCGGACATCTCTGGAATGCCTATGTCTGAAAATGATCCAACATCTGGCTTTCAAAGCTGTAATATTTCTCAGTATGAAAATGGCCCAGTATCTACAACCCAAATCTCTAACAAATGTCAAGATGCTGTCCACATTACTGAGTCGACATCAGAAAGTTCAATAGAACAAAATGATGACCAGGAAGTTGAATCATCTTCAGAAGACACTACATTTGATTTGTCCACAGTTCCTGTGGTTGATTATAGTTTGAAGGACCTGAAGGATTTGGTGAAATCTTTAGAGGTCAAACCAGCAGAGAGAGACAACTCGACAATAACAGATGTTGTGAAGTGCATTGTAGATCTATATTATGATGGGGACAAGCAAAACTTGGTCAAACTGGTAGCATTAAAAGAGGTTTTCAAAACTTCATCTGAATTTTGCATAAAAGAAATGCATGCTGTGGTTCTTCAGCACCTCGGACCTAACCAGTTAATCCTGGAAAATTCTTCCCAAATCCTGATAAATGAAACCACCTTACCATCTGAGGACTTTAGATCCTCCTGGTTGAATGTGGATGGACAACCAGCTGATGTGGAAAATATTCTTGCAGAACCCATTTCAGACTATAACCTCACATCTTGCAAGAAGGTTTCACAGTCAGTATCTGAAAGTGTTGTGAATGTTGTAGATAGTCTAGCCCAGATTGGTACAGATCATGCTGAAGATCTGGGTGTGCATGCTCGTAAAGACATAATTCCTGAAGACATCTGTAACTCAGATCCTGACCATTCTGCGGCAATATTTGCAACAACTGATTGCAAGACAGACATGATGATCCTTGAGAAAGGTTATGTAAGTAGAACTCCCAGTAAACTCTCTAGTATGCAAAGAAAATCAGAGATGCGATTCAATCAGCAACTACATGATGAAGTAGATATGGGAGCATTCACTGAGCCAACAATTACAAGCAGTTCTGATAAATGCGTAACAAATAGTAGTGATGTATTTGAGAAGACAGATACTTCTGATGATGCAGAATCCACCAAGGACTTTGAAATCATACTTCTCTCATCTGAGGATGCTAGAAAAATCTTCAGTGAGTTTCCTGAATGCAACCAGAAGAGACATCCTCATCGGATACGCCAGGAGGAAAGGAAGGATTTAGTCACAATTTGTGTCAAAAACCAATCAGACTCAGTCAAAGTGAAGCCACTCGATGACTTCAAATTCACTTGCCCTCATGTGACTGGCTTAGACTGTGGCAGTGACTTCTTCTGCCCCAGTTGCTGGAATGAGACACCATTATTTGATATTGACCAAGATGAGACTCTGCTCACCCTGAAGGAGGGGGAACTTAATACGGACTACCAGAGTCATAGTCCGCAGTCTGGAAAACCAATCGAATACCCAAGTGCACCTGTATGCCTAGAGAGTAGCAGCGTAATCAAGTCTGTCATATCCACCCCAAAATCTGATGGATCTGATGTAATGAGAGATCTTAATCCAGGTGATCAGACACAAATCTCTAGTTCACCATCTGCTCAAGAACCCCACCATGGAATAGCAGGCACCATGAACAGCAGTATCACCAAGCTGGTTGCAAAGGATCTCCAAAAAATTACATCTTCAGCTGGGACAAAGACAGAACACCTGAAAGAGGGAGATGCAAACTCTCCATCAGGGACCAAAATATTAACAGGAATGGTTTCTCCATTAAAGAATTCGTCTTGTAGAAATGTAAAATCCCCCAAAACTGATGCAGGGGACATCTTATTAAGCCCTGATATTATAATTAAACATACCAGCACTCATAAACAACATCCAAGTGACCACAGGTCTATGTCTAGGGATGGTGGCCAGTCCAGAGATGAAAGCAAAGAAATTGGTAACTTTCCTATCAAGAAGACATGTCTTGGTCAGTGTTCCCCCAAAACTAGACTAGGTACTCCTTCCCAAACACCAAATGTCAGTGGGACACCTAAATGCAAGATTGCAGTACCCAATAAGCAAAAGAGACCAATCATCAAGGAAAAAGGACATGATGGACaaagcaaagaaacaaagaaagtgaGATTAGAATTGTATGGGTCCAATAGTAGCAACTCAAGCTGCCATGATGAAGAAAAGTCACCCTCAACTCCTCTTTACCTCACAATTTCTCCCAGTTCAAATACTGGAAAGAGCTACACAGATGAGCCTTCAGCTAGGCAAAAGGTCTACAGCCAGTGGAGTACCACTTTCATACATCCAGAAAAGAGCTGCTCTTCAAATAATAAAAGCCAGAAGCACATGGAGGATCAGTTAAAGTCAAAAATACAAGCATTGAAAATAGCTCTGGAAGACAGAATCATGGCTATCTGA